The Solibacillus sp. FSL R7-0668 genome includes the window AAATGATTTTCATCGAACTGATCGACTTTCACAGAGCCCATCGCGTCTGTTTGGACAATCACCACGGATGGTGTATAGCGTGGCGGGTAAATTAAAATCATTGGCTGGTTGGCATACGTGTATTGTGAGATTGTGTCTCCCACTTTTACGTCTACTGCTTTGCCCGTATTATCGTACACAAGTGTTTTGTCGTCTACATAAAAGTGGAAAAGGTTTTCCCCGTCTTCTACATAAAATAATTTGCCCTCGTTAAATTTCTCTACCGATGCCACTTTCCCTGTTTGCTGCACGAATACCGCATTATCCTCTACTTTTTTTACGCTTTCTGTGTTTGTTGGTTCTGATGCTTGAGCGGCTACTACGCCTAATAATAATGCAGAAATTGCTAATGGTGCGATTCTTTTCAATGTCATAAATTTCATTCCTTTCCATCTGTTCATAGCATTAGTCGTACCACAAAATAAAAGGTTACAACTTTTTCAAATTATTTTTGCTTTTTTTGCAATAACTTTCCAATGCCATAAAAATTGCCTCCACAATTTGCGTTTTATTTTTCTCATAAGCTTGTACATCCGTTCTCGAATTGACAAAGCAAATTTCAATGAGGATGGCGGGCTTGACAGTTCCATTTAACCAGGCCAAATTGCTGCGATACTTGGCTCCACGGTCCTTGAAACCACCTGCTTTGGCAATGGCGGCACTCATGGTCGCAGCAAAGCTCTTCAAGTTCGGATTGACATATAAAACCTCCGTGCCAATGCCTACCTCACGTATTCCGCTAACTGCATTAAAATGTATGCTGACATCGAGCACACGCTTCGTTTGGTTATGCGCGGCAATCAAATAGCGTAAATTTTGCGCTTGGTTTTTAGACTGCCGATCGATGATGCACTGTGCGGCGATCTGGCTTTTTTGAAAACGCGCTTGTATGGCCGTGACCACCTCCATCACCTCACTTCCTTCATCGATAAAGCCATTTGCGCCTGTTCCTTTGCCGAAATGCCCTGCACTGATTGTTAACATAAACTTCCCTCCCATACGTTTTACTTACTAAATAGCAAAATTACTCGAAAAAAGGGACGTGGCTTTTCGGTTTCGGATTCGCTACAATGAAGCTACTATAGAAAAATTGAGGGATCATATGAAAAACAAACGAATGATTGGCTTTCTACTCGTTATCTCCGGCTGTTTTTTCTGGGGAATTGGCGGGACCGTTTCACAACAGCTTTTTGCTCAAGGGATCGAGGTCAGCTGGCTCGTATCAACCCGATTACTCATTGCCGGCACGCTCCTATTACTTACACAGGCCATCTTTAAAGACCGAACACAAATTTTAATGATTTGGCGAGAAAAATATAGCGCAACCCGACTGGTAATTTTCGCGCTGGTCGGTATGCTAGCCGTTCAATATACATATATGGCCTCGATTAAAGAAGGCAATGCAGCCGTCGCCACGTTATTGCAATATTTAGCACCCGTGATGATTATTGTCTGGGTTGCGGTGCGTGGTCAGGCAAAGTTTACGAGAAAGGATGCGGTGACGATTTCACTCGCGCTTGGCGGTAGCTTTTTATTATTAACGAATGGATCGATTTCGGCGCTTGCCGTTCCGCTCCCCGCTGTAATTTGGGGACTACTTTCAGGTGCTTCACTCGCTTTTTATACGCTGTACGCCATTCCGCTTTTAAGACGGTTTGATTCATTAGTCGTTGTTGGTTGGGCAATGGTGCTTGCCGGTATTGCGATGAGCTTTGTCCAAGCACCGTGGGAAGTAAATGTTACCGCTTGGACAGCGACGACAATCTTCTATTTAATCATTGTCATTATTTTCGGAACGATGCTGTCATTTTGGTTTTATATCGAAAGCTTACAAACATTATCCGTAAAAGAAACAAGTCTGCTTGGCAATATTGAGCCACTTACCGCCGTGCTGGCAACAGTTTTATGGCTAAAAGAACCATTCGGACCCTTTCAATGGCTCGGCACATCACTTATTTTAGTGATGATGATTTATCTTGCGCTAAAAGGTGAAAAAAAATCAGAGCCCAAACAATCTGAGCTCGTTCATTAATAGCTTTATTATTCAACGCCACAAACATGATTTCGCTTAATTATTTGCGGAATCATGTTTTTTTAATAATTCATCTGCCATTGGGACAAAATCATTTATATGCTATACTTATTAAGATTTTTGGATTCACACCAATATATCATGCTTTAACGCAAATTTTTAACTTTTGCGACTCAACTACTAATTGGAGGAATACTTAATTTTATTATGTTAAAAAAATCTTGGATGATCATGGTGATTCTGACAGTTTCCCTATTATCTTTTAGTCAGCAAACTGTATTGGCAGGTACATCAAGCAGTAAAGGCTTAACGATTGAAAAAAACGTCACAGTCAACGTTAATGGACAAAAAGTAACATTCAAAGACCCGATTTTAAATAAAAATGGGCATTTATTTTTACCAATGCGCAATGTATACGAAATCATCGGCGCAACAGTTCAATGGAATCAAAAAACCAAAACTGCC containing:
- a CDS encoding EamA family transporter codes for the protein MKNKRMIGFLLVISGCFFWGIGGTVSQQLFAQGIEVSWLVSTRLLIAGTLLLLTQAIFKDRTQILMIWREKYSATRLVIFALVGMLAVQYTYMASIKEGNAAVATLLQYLAPVMIIVWVAVRGQAKFTRKDAVTISLALGGSFLLLTNGSISALAVPLPAVIWGLLSGASLAFYTLYAIPLLRRFDSLVVVGWAMVLAGIAMSFVQAPWEVNVTAWTATTIFYLIIVIIFGTMLSFWFYIESLQTLSVKETSLLGNIEPLTAVLATVLWLKEPFGPFQWLGTSLILVMMIYLALKGEKKSEPKQSELVH
- a CDS encoding N-acetylmuramoyl-L-alanine amidase, with translation MLTISAGHFGKGTGANGFIDEGSEVMEVVTAIQARFQKSQIAAQCIIDRQSKNQAQNLRYLIAAHNQTKRVLDVSIHFNAVSGIREVGIGTEVLYVNPNLKSFAATMSAAIAKAGGFKDRGAKYRSNLAWLNGTVKPAILIEICFVNSRTDVQAYEKNKTQIVEAIFMALESYCKKSKNNLKKL